One window of the Mycobacterium haemophilum DSM 44634 genome contains the following:
- a CDS encoding TetR/AcrR family transcriptional regulator, whose translation MVIESDAKGLGVVSHFGEDDKRTAILDAAAELIAERGYHAVRVSDIAAMVNTSTGAVHYYFPGKSEVLTRALRHAVDRAFDRQSQELKKIDNAHQRLLKLIDMQLPRVGAVRDEWSIWMQFWAEATIRPELRSIHNTYYARWHETMVRIVQRGQRQGIFRGDVDPEMMAHRLTALTDGAAIKVLTGALSMSVSAMKEILVQFVRDELIARQ comes from the coding sequence GTGGTCATTGAGTCAGACGCGAAGGGCTTAGGAGTGGTGAGCCATTTCGGCGAAGACGACAAGCGCACCGCCATCCTGGACGCCGCTGCCGAGCTGATCGCTGAACGCGGCTATCACGCGGTGCGCGTCTCGGACATTGCCGCGATGGTCAACACCAGCACCGGTGCGGTGCACTACTACTTCCCGGGCAAGAGCGAAGTGCTGACCCGGGCTCTGCGTCACGCGGTCGACCGCGCTTTCGATCGGCAAAGCCAGGAGCTGAAGAAGATCGACAATGCTCATCAGCGGTTACTGAAGCTCATCGACATGCAGCTTCCGCGGGTCGGCGCGGTCCGCGATGAGTGGTCGATTTGGATGCAGTTTTGGGCAGAGGCGACGATCCGGCCAGAACTACGGTCCATCCACAACACCTACTATGCGCGGTGGCACGAGACGATGGTGCGCATCGTTCAGCGCGGGCAACGGCAGGGTATCTTTCGTGGCGACGTCGACCCCGAGATGATGGCTCATCGCCTCACCGCGTTGACGGATGGTGCCGCGATCAAGGTGCTGACCGGGGCGTTGAGCATGTCCGTCTCCGCGATGAAAGAAATCCTCGTGCAGTTCGTGCGAGACGAGCTGATCGCCCGCCAGTGA
- a CDS encoding acyl-CoA dehydrogenase family protein gives MDFAYSPRLAELKERARALTEKIISFEDECERNNGLSPEAHASIKASVLDAGLQAINTPTEFGGAGLTVLEQVVVQDELGKLTNALWDTVWRPANPLAHATPEQRERYLIPSARGHRRDAVAISEATAGSDFSAAKTTATLDGTGGYVINGEKWFVTVGDAADYLIVLAYVEPEHAPTLFLVDVETPGVKITNLPRYTHTFVYEHPEFTFSDAHVGPEAVLGGVGAGLQLTRDWFTEERLMIGARTIGAAERALTLAVDWARERMHGGEPLINRQLIQGMIADSVVDITTNRAYTHQVAWEFDQADPNDSNQRKLLHAKASTVKLAASEASNRVVDRAVQIFGGRGYMRNYPVERLWRELRVDRIWEGTSEIQRLVIANEAQKRGLENLLSFPYQAEGN, from the coding sequence ATGGACTTCGCCTATAGCCCACGGCTAGCCGAGCTCAAGGAGCGGGCGCGTGCCCTGACCGAGAAGATCATCTCGTTCGAGGACGAGTGCGAGCGCAACAACGGGCTCAGCCCCGAGGCGCACGCCTCGATCAAAGCCTCGGTCCTCGATGCCGGCCTGCAGGCCATCAACACGCCGACCGAGTTCGGCGGCGCGGGGCTGACCGTGCTCGAGCAGGTCGTTGTGCAGGACGAGCTCGGCAAACTGACCAACGCGCTGTGGGACACCGTGTGGCGGCCGGCTAACCCGCTCGCGCACGCGACGCCCGAGCAGCGTGAGCGCTACCTCATCCCGAGTGCACGCGGCCATCGGCGCGACGCCGTTGCGATCTCAGAAGCCACTGCGGGATCGGATTTCTCGGCCGCGAAGACCACCGCGACCCTCGACGGGACGGGTGGCTATGTGATCAATGGGGAGAAGTGGTTCGTCACCGTCGGCGACGCTGCGGATTACCTCATCGTGCTCGCCTATGTCGAACCAGAGCACGCGCCCACCTTGTTCCTCGTCGATGTGGAAACCCCCGGTGTAAAGATCACCAACCTTCCCCGCTACACCCACACCTTCGTCTACGAGCACCCCGAATTCACCTTCAGCGACGCGCACGTCGGGCCCGAGGCGGTGCTCGGCGGCGTCGGCGCCGGACTCCAACTGACCCGTGACTGGTTCACCGAGGAGCGACTAATGATCGGCGCCAGGACCATCGGTGCCGCCGAGCGGGCTCTCACGCTCGCTGTCGACTGGGCCCGGGAGCGGATGCACGGCGGCGAGCCGCTGATCAACCGGCAACTGATCCAGGGAATGATCGCCGACTCCGTCGTCGACATCACCACTAACCGCGCCTACACCCACCAGGTGGCCTGGGAGTTCGATCAGGCCGACCCGAACGACAGCAACCAGCGAAAGCTATTGCACGCCAAGGCTTCAACGGTGAAACTGGCAGCGTCGGAGGCGTCCAATCGGGTCGTCGACCGCGCCGTGCAGATCTTCGGCGGCCGGGGCTACATGCGCAACTATCCCGTCGAGCGGCTGTGGCGCGAACTGCGGGTCGACCGGATCTGGGAGGGCACCTCCGAGATCCAGCGCCTCGTCATCGCGAACGAGGCACAAAAGCGTGGCCTGGAAAATCTGCTGTCTTTCCCGTACCAGGCCGAAGGGAACTAG
- a CDS encoding acetate--CoA ligase family protein codes for MTRDLTALFDPKSVAVLGASNDETKYGNWLSVQAMRMSDTRTVHLVNHRGESILGRPALRSLAELNEPVDLVVVTVPAHGFEAAVDDALAAGARAIVGITAGFAELGADGRALQDSIVERVRAAGAMLLGPNCLGVLDSSTALTLASNPLPPGRIALLSQSGNMALELSGFLTARGHGFSRFVSLGNQADLGAADLIGSCVDHPDTDLIAVYCEDFGDGRAFVAAATAAVQAGKPVLLLAVGGSAASIRGAQSHTGALTSDAAVIDAACHAAGIHRVASPRQLADTAATLLSYGRHAVHRVGVIADGGGHAGLACDVVEAAGLSVPQFAAELSTVVRSLLPPSAGVTNPVDLAGAGEQDITSFVSVLDAVLDSPDIDSVLITGYFGGYGDYGEGLFRAELDVAARMANVAHAHGKPVVVHTMRGASKAARVLSDAGVPVFAAVEDAAMTLAVLDRATAPRPLQALPARPEQPVTGSSYWDARELVRAAGVAFPRARLVRDADEAHAAAGELGYPVALKAMRLLHKSDSGGVALGLATDEELAAALSRMQDTLDPPGYCVESMADVRNGVELIIGVQRDPRFGPVAMVGVGGIYTEVLADVAFALAPVDFDTARGLLENLRAAALLRGVRGRPPVDLAAAGAAIAAITATAVAHPEIAELEINPLLVTPDGALGLDARMVLGA; via the coding sequence ATGACCCGCGACCTCACCGCGCTGTTCGACCCGAAAAGCGTTGCGGTACTTGGTGCAAGCAATGACGAGACAAAGTACGGCAACTGGCTGAGTGTGCAGGCGATGCGCATGAGCGACACCCGGACGGTCCACCTGGTCAACCATCGCGGCGAATCGATTCTGGGCAGGCCCGCGCTCCGCAGCCTCGCCGAGCTCAACGAGCCGGTGGACCTGGTGGTCGTGACCGTCCCCGCGCACGGTTTCGAAGCGGCCGTCGACGACGCCCTCGCGGCCGGTGCCCGCGCGATCGTGGGTATTACCGCAGGGTTCGCCGAGCTCGGCGCCGACGGCCGAGCCCTTCAGGACAGCATTGTCGAACGGGTCCGAGCCGCCGGCGCGATGCTGCTTGGGCCGAATTGCCTGGGGGTACTTGACTCCAGCACCGCGCTCACCCTCGCGTCAAACCCGTTGCCGCCCGGGCGGATTGCGCTCCTCTCCCAGAGCGGAAACATGGCGCTGGAGCTCAGCGGTTTCCTCACGGCACGCGGCCACGGATTCTCCCGCTTTGTCTCACTCGGCAATCAGGCCGACCTGGGTGCGGCGGACCTCATCGGATCCTGCGTCGACCATCCCGACACCGATCTCATCGCCGTCTATTGCGAGGATTTCGGCGACGGCCGCGCCTTCGTCGCGGCGGCCACGGCGGCGGTCCAGGCCGGCAAACCGGTACTGCTGCTCGCCGTCGGCGGCAGCGCGGCGTCGATCCGAGGGGCGCAATCGCACACCGGCGCGTTAACGTCCGACGCCGCCGTCATTGACGCGGCCTGCCACGCCGCCGGCATCCATCGCGTCGCCAGCCCCCGCCAGCTGGCCGACACCGCAGCCACGCTGCTGAGCTACGGTCGGCACGCCGTGCACCGGGTGGGGGTGATCGCCGACGGCGGCGGTCACGCGGGACTGGCCTGCGACGTGGTCGAGGCCGCCGGGTTGTCCGTGCCCCAGTTTGCCGCCGAGCTCAGCACCGTAGTGCGGTCGCTACTGCCACCGTCGGCGGGCGTGACCAACCCCGTCGATCTGGCCGGGGCGGGCGAACAAGACATCACCTCCTTCGTCTCGGTTCTCGACGCGGTGCTGGACAGCCCGGACATCGACTCGGTGTTGATCACGGGCTACTTCGGCGGGTACGGCGACTACGGCGAGGGCCTGTTCCGCGCGGAGCTCGACGTCGCCGCCCGGATGGCGAATGTTGCTCACGCGCACGGCAAACCGGTCGTCGTGCACACCATGCGCGGTGCAAGCAAGGCCGCGCGCGTCCTCTCCGACGCCGGTGTTCCGGTGTTCGCAGCGGTCGAAGACGCCGCCATGACCCTTGCCGTGCTCGATCGCGCCACCGCACCCAGGCCGTTGCAGGCCCTACCGGCAAGGCCAGAGCAGCCGGTGACCGGTTCAAGCTATTGGGATGCGCGCGAACTGGTCCGTGCGGCGGGCGTCGCGTTTCCCCGCGCTCGACTGGTCCGCGACGCCGACGAGGCGCACGCCGCGGCGGGCGAACTCGGTTATCCCGTCGCGCTCAAGGCGATGAGGCTGCTGCACAAATCCGACTCGGGCGGCGTCGCTCTCGGCCTGGCCACCGACGAGGAGCTGGCTGCGGCGCTGAGCCGGATGCAGGACACGCTGGATCCCCCAGGCTACTGCGTCGAATCGATGGCCGACGTGCGCAACGGCGTCGAACTGATCATCGGCGTCCAACGTGACCCGCGGTTCGGGCCCGTCGCCATGGTCGGCGTCGGCGGCATCTACACCGAGGTGCTCGCCGACGTCGCGTTCGCGCTGGCTCCAGTCGACTTCGATACTGCTCGCGGATTGCTCGAAAACCTAAGGGCCGCTGCACTATTACGCGGAGTTCGCGGCCGCCCGCCCGTTGACCTTGCCGCCGCCGGCGCCGCCATCGCGGCGATCACGGCTACCGCCGTCGCGCATCCCGAGATCGCTGAACTCGAAATCAATCCGCTGCTGGTAACCCCTGACGGTGCACTCGGTCTCGACGCCCGCATGGTACTCGGGGCCTAG
- a CDS encoding esterase translates to MRITVAVFVAASVLFGCPGVAAAAPKTFCDELKGVIAGQVCQIQITDPAYKIDISLPSFYPDQKALQDYVAQTRDGFVNAAKSAPPRDVPNELDITSAPYGSAVPPRGTQSLVLKIYQTVGDAPPQTSYKAFNWDQGYRKPITYTTLWKPDTDPLPAVFPIVQAELQKQTGQPVAIAPDVGLDPANYQNFAITNDGLIFFFSQGQLLPAAVGATQAVVPRSVVDPMLA, encoded by the coding sequence ATGCGCATCACGGTGGCCGTATTTGTCGCGGCGAGCGTTCTGTTCGGCTGTCCCGGTGTCGCCGCGGCAGCGCCCAAGACCTTCTGCGACGAGCTTAAAGGCGTCATTGCTGGGCAGGTGTGCCAGATTCAGATCACGGATCCGGCCTACAAGATCGACATCAGCTTGCCAAGCTTCTACCCCGACCAGAAGGCGCTGCAAGACTACGTCGCCCAAACGCGTGACGGATTCGTCAATGCGGCCAAGTCGGCCCCGCCCCGCGACGTGCCCAACGAGCTGGATATCACCTCGGCCCCCTACGGGTCAGCGGTACCGCCGCGCGGCACGCAGTCCCTGGTGCTCAAGATCTACCAGACGGTCGGCGACGCGCCGCCCCAAACCAGCTACAAGGCGTTCAATTGGGACCAGGGCTACCGCAAGCCGATCACCTACACCACGTTGTGGAAGCCCGACACCGATCCGCTGCCGGCGGTCTTTCCTATCGTGCAGGCTGAGCTGCAGAAGCAGACGGGCCAGCCGGTGGCGATAGCGCCGGATGTGGGCTTAGACCCCGCCAATTACCAGAATTTCGCTATCACCAATGACGGGTTGATTTTCTTCTTCAGCCAGGGTCAGCTGCTGCCCGCCGCGGTCGGCGCCACCCAGGCAGTGGTGCCGCGTTCCGTGGTCGACCCCATGCTGGCTTAA
- a CDS encoding SDR family oxidoreductase, giving the protein MLRPDVHRGAVALVTGGGTGIGRAVALDLARSGADIVIAGRRLEPLQKTAAEIAAIGSRALALSIDIREDDQVASMVDQSLEHFGRIDILVNNAGGQFTAPAEEITSKGWRAVHRLAVDGTWSVTREVAVRAMIPQHAGVVFFMAFSPRRGIPSMVHASSARAALENLASGLALEWSRYGIRSICIAPGTLATEGMQQNYTAEDRAQWEAAVPLGRLGTAADVSGVIAFLASRAARYITGTTIVVDGGADAWGTGHPAPPLQVQP; this is encoded by the coding sequence GTGCTACGCCCCGACGTTCACCGCGGCGCGGTAGCCCTGGTGACCGGCGGCGGAACGGGGATCGGACGCGCTGTCGCGCTGGACCTGGCCCGCAGCGGCGCCGACATCGTCATTGCCGGGCGGCGTCTCGAGCCGCTGCAGAAAACTGCCGCCGAGATAGCAGCGATCGGCTCACGCGCCCTAGCGCTGTCCATCGACATTCGCGAAGACGACCAAGTCGCATCGATGGTGGACCAGTCACTTGAGCACTTCGGCCGTATCGACATCCTTGTCAACAACGCCGGCGGACAATTCACCGCCCCCGCCGAAGAGATCACCAGCAAAGGTTGGCGGGCCGTGCACCGCCTCGCCGTCGACGGCACCTGGTCGGTGACGCGCGAGGTTGCTGTCCGCGCCATGATCCCGCAGCACGCTGGAGTGGTGTTCTTCATGGCGTTCTCGCCGCGGCGCGGAATTCCGTCGATGGTGCACGCCAGCTCGGCGCGGGCAGCGCTGGAAAATCTGGCATCCGGGCTCGCCCTGGAATGGAGCCGCTACGGCATCCGCAGCATCTGCATCGCGCCTGGCACCCTCGCCACCGAGGGCATGCAGCAGAACTACACCGCCGAGGACCGCGCCCAGTGGGAGGCAGCGGTTCCACTCGGGCGGTTGGGCACCGCCGCAGACGTCTCCGGGGTGATCGCCTTCCTCGCCTCGCGAGCCGCGCGCTACATCACCGGCACCACCATCGTCGTCGACGGCGGCGCCGACGCATGGGGCACCGGCCATCCCGCGCCGCCCCTGCAGGTGCAGCCATGA
- a CDS encoding MFS transporter encodes MNPVDVMDVPAKRGFRTRLLIACCGGPFLDGYVMSIIGVALPGVAKQLNPTATESGLIGAASLIGMFLGASVFGFLTDRIGREKMYALDLVVLVMGCALSVFVTAPWQLIVLRFVIGAAIGADYPIATSLLTEFTPSQNRGFTVGMSAVAWSAGAVFAYIVGALFIDMAGDNAHWRLLLATSAALGMIVILLRRGIPESPRWLVQTGRFADAEAVIKKVYGITVDVSFVRTDDAPEKPKVDLRGYFRGEYLRRLTMCSALYLAVVTPLYALLTFLPTILSGFAISGDGPAGLMVETSIIGLIVAGSILALYLVERCGRRPVAVSPLGIMVIPLAGLWLWAGGRLWFIVAMFCIYAFVSGGPSILVWIYPNELFPTEFRATAVGIAISVSRVGAATGTYLLPLSIATLGAGTTMLFGAILTAAAFVICLFMAPETKGKSLEEISSSHQRHHRLDLPCASESRRAANSPSAT; translated from the coding sequence ATGAACCCAGTCGACGTGATGGATGTGCCGGCCAAGCGCGGCTTCCGCACCAGGCTCCTGATCGCCTGCTGCGGCGGACCGTTCCTCGACGGCTACGTGATGAGCATCATCGGTGTGGCGTTGCCCGGGGTTGCCAAGCAACTCAATCCGACGGCCACCGAATCGGGGCTCATCGGGGCGGCGTCACTGATCGGAATGTTCCTTGGCGCCAGCGTCTTTGGCTTTCTCACCGATCGCATTGGGCGCGAGAAGATGTACGCCCTCGACCTGGTTGTGTTGGTGATGGGCTGCGCCCTGTCGGTGTTCGTGACTGCCCCGTGGCAGCTGATCGTGCTGCGCTTCGTTATCGGTGCCGCCATTGGCGCAGACTATCCGATCGCGACGTCACTGCTGACCGAGTTCACGCCCTCGCAGAATCGCGGTTTCACGGTCGGCATGTCGGCGGTCGCCTGGTCGGCAGGTGCCGTCTTCGCCTACATCGTCGGCGCGTTGTTCATTGACATGGCAGGTGACAACGCCCACTGGCGGCTGCTGCTCGCCACCAGCGCGGCGCTCGGCATGATCGTCATCCTGCTCCGGCGCGGAATCCCGGAGTCGCCGCGCTGGCTGGTGCAGACCGGCCGGTTCGCCGACGCCGAAGCGGTCATCAAGAAGGTCTATGGCATCACGGTCGATGTGAGCTTCGTGCGGACCGACGACGCTCCCGAAAAGCCGAAGGTCGACCTGCGGGGGTACTTTCGCGGCGAGTACCTGCGCCGGCTAACCATGTGCAGCGCGCTGTACCTGGCTGTCGTCACGCCGCTTTACGCGTTGCTCACCTTCCTGCCCACGATCTTGTCTGGCTTCGCAATTTCGGGAGACGGGCCGGCGGGTTTGATGGTCGAGACCAGCATCATCGGCCTCATCGTTGCGGGGTCGATCCTCGCGCTGTACTTGGTCGAGCGGTGCGGACGGCGCCCGGTGGCGGTGTCTCCGTTGGGCATCATGGTGATTCCGCTGGCCGGCCTGTGGTTGTGGGCAGGCGGCCGGTTGTGGTTTATCGTCGCCATGTTCTGCATCTATGCGTTCGTGTCCGGCGGCCCGAGCATCCTGGTGTGGATCTACCCGAACGAACTGTTCCCGACCGAGTTCCGGGCGACGGCCGTCGGCATCGCGATCTCGGTCAGCCGGGTTGGAGCCGCGACCGGAACGTACCTGCTGCCGCTGAGCATCGCCACCCTCGGCGCCGGTACGACCATGCTGTTCGGCGCGATCCTCACCGCGGCGGCGTTCGTTATCTGCCTGTTCATGGCGCCCGAGACCAAGGGCAAGTCACTGGAAGAAATCTCGAGCAGCCACCAACGACACCACCGGTTGGATCTGCCCTGCGCGTCGGAGTCGCGCAGGGCAGCCAACTCCCCGAGCGCAACCTGA
- a CDS encoding enoyl-CoA hydratase/isomerase family protein, which yields MPTDDTGTVEVTREDEVAVVTLRHERKKNALSTHLEDELLRALGSSEVESSRAVVITGGNTVFSAGADVIELREMTPQATSDYYRASGSVYQLFAELRQPTIAAITGYCLGGGLELALAADIRIADPAAVFGFPEIGIGILPSSGGITRLARMLGTGRTRDLILRGKRFDARQAEQWGILTEITAPGEHVKQATAIARELAVHSPLALSITKQVLDVSLDAPREAALLLEQLAYSVLNNAADRNL from the coding sequence ATGCCGACCGACGACACCGGAACCGTCGAAGTCACCCGCGAGGACGAGGTTGCGGTGGTCACGCTGCGACACGAGCGCAAGAAAAACGCGCTGTCCACGCACCTGGAGGACGAGCTGCTGCGCGCGCTGGGCAGCAGCGAGGTCGAATCCAGCCGAGCCGTGGTCATCACCGGCGGAAACACCGTGTTTTCGGCCGGCGCCGACGTCATCGAACTGCGCGAAATGACGCCGCAGGCGACTTCCGATTATTACCGAGCATCCGGTTCGGTGTACCAGCTGTTTGCCGAACTCCGGCAGCCGACCATCGCCGCGATCACCGGCTACTGCCTGGGCGGCGGGCTCGAGTTGGCGCTCGCGGCCGACATCCGGATCGCTGACCCTGCAGCGGTTTTCGGATTCCCCGAAATCGGAATCGGCATCCTGCCTTCCTCGGGCGGCATCACCCGGCTCGCCCGGATGCTCGGCACCGGACGCACCCGCGACCTGATATTGCGCGGCAAGCGATTCGACGCGCGACAGGCCGAACAGTGGGGCATCCTCACCGAGATCACCGCACCCGGTGAGCATGTGAAGCAGGCAACCGCCATCGCGCGTGAGCTCGCCGTGCATTCGCCGTTGGCGCTGAGCATTACCAAGCAGGTGCTGGACGTAAGCCTTGACGCGCCAAGGGAAGCCGCGCTGCTGCTCGAGCAGCTAGCCTATTCCGTCCTCAACAACGCCGCCGACCGGAACTTGTAG
- the dcd gene encoding dCTP deaminase, whose product MLLSDRDLRAEITAGRLGIDPFDDALVQPSSIDVRLDCMFRVFNNTRYTHIDPARQQDELTSLVQPVDGEPFVLHPGEFVLGSTLEFFSLPEDLAGRLEGKSSLGRLGLLTHSTAGFIDPGFSGHITLELSNVANLPITLWPGMKIGQLCILRLTSPAEHPYGSASVGSKYQGQRGPTPSRSYENFIRTT is encoded by the coding sequence GTGCTGCTCTCTGATCGTGACCTCAGGGCCGAAATCACCGCCGGCCGGTTGGGCATCGACCCGTTCGACGACGCCCTGGTGCAGCCGTCCAGCATTGATGTTCGCCTTGACTGCATGTTCCGCGTGTTCAACAACACCCGCTACACCCACATCGACCCCGCGCGGCAACAGGATGAGCTGACAAGCCTGGTCCAACCGGTTGACGGGGAACCGTTTGTGCTGCATCCGGGTGAATTCGTGCTTGGCTCCACGCTGGAGTTCTTCAGCCTGCCCGAGGATCTGGCGGGACGGCTGGAAGGCAAGTCATCGTTGGGCCGGCTGGGTCTGTTGACGCACTCGACCGCGGGCTTCATTGATCCCGGCTTCTCCGGCCACATCACGCTCGAACTGTCCAATGTCGCTAATCTGCCGATCACCCTGTGGCCGGGCATGAAGATCGGTCAGCTGTGCATTTTGCGCTTGACCAGTCCGGCGGAACATCCCTATGGCAGTGCGAGCGTGGGGTCGAAATACCAGGGTCAACGGGGGCCGACGCCATCCCGGAGCTACGAGAATTTCATAAGAACTACTTGA
- a CDS encoding helix-turn-helix domain-containing protein codes for MPETARIGRVFADRRIDLRLTQQTLADLAGVSRSSVQSLERGDGSIKFGSVAEIANILGMQIQVGAKTE; via the coding sequence ATGCCTGAAACAGCACGCATCGGGCGCGTCTTTGCAGACCGCCGCATCGACCTGCGCTTGACGCAACAGACACTTGCAGATCTGGCCGGCGTCTCCCGCTCAAGCGTTCAGTCACTCGAGCGCGGTGACGGGTCGATCAAATTTGGCTCTGTCGCCGAGATCGCGAACATACTCGGCATGCAGATACAAGTGGGCGCCAAGACCGAATGA
- a CDS encoding type II toxin-antitoxin system HipA family toxin, with the protein MTTPARSDLREITHADVYINNHLAGSMVRRTDDSISFDYVDNERVTEARVRDQSVSWSLLRTGDHDPVITTGGAVAPFFAGLLPEGVRLGVVMSSTKTSADDHLTLLLAIGADTIGNIRVLPAGVQPTEQLPMFQPQRDNDFHAVYKKLTGSVDADPVGLAGVQPKVSAATWSTPTQTTSGPAILKLNPVDYPLIIENEHFFMGMAAACGLRVATTSLIHDATGHSALLVTRFDRDGSNRIAQEDACQIAGVYPASKYRIKTETAITVLADACGRGGGSRAIAVLELLKVVVFSWIIGNGDLHGKNLSIYNPGGVWQPTPAYDLLSTQPYKAWKDPMALNFYGRANRLTRTNFVDAATRLGLRERATAGMIDEIIEAAQSWPDRCQEIGFDDRRTELLAEMLRTRIKSLE; encoded by the coding sequence ATGACGACGCCTGCCCGTTCGGACCTACGCGAAATAACCCACGCCGACGTCTACATCAACAATCACCTTGCCGGGTCCATGGTTCGCCGGACCGACGACTCCATCAGCTTCGACTACGTCGATAACGAACGCGTCACCGAAGCACGTGTTCGTGACCAGTCGGTCTCTTGGTCGCTGCTTCGAACGGGAGACCACGACCCGGTAATCACCACGGGTGGTGCCGTAGCCCCGTTCTTCGCCGGACTCCTCCCGGAAGGAGTCCGACTCGGCGTTGTCATGTCCTCCACAAAGACATCGGCAGACGATCACCTCACCCTACTGCTCGCGATAGGCGCTGACACGATCGGCAACATCCGGGTGTTGCCCGCCGGGGTCCAACCCACTGAGCAGCTTCCCATGTTTCAGCCTCAGCGCGACAACGACTTTCATGCGGTCTACAAAAAGCTGACGGGATCGGTCGATGCTGACCCGGTGGGCTTAGCGGGTGTCCAGCCGAAAGTCAGCGCCGCGACATGGTCAACGCCGACTCAAACGACGTCGGGCCCGGCGATCCTCAAGCTCAACCCCGTTGACTATCCGTTAATCATCGAGAACGAACACTTCTTTATGGGTATGGCCGCAGCCTGCGGTCTACGGGTTGCAACGACTTCGCTTATCCACGACGCCACCGGTCACAGTGCGCTACTGGTCACCCGGTTCGACCGCGATGGATCGAACCGGATAGCGCAAGAAGACGCATGCCAGATTGCGGGCGTGTACCCGGCGTCGAAATACCGAATAAAAACCGAGACCGCGATCACTGTACTTGCAGACGCATGCGGTCGCGGTGGCGGGTCCCGGGCAATCGCTGTCTTGGAACTCCTCAAAGTTGTTGTCTTCTCATGGATTATCGGCAACGGCGACCTCCATGGCAAGAACTTGTCCATATACAATCCAGGAGGAGTGTGGCAACCCACGCCTGCGTATGACCTGCTTAGTACTCAGCCCTATAAAGCCTGGAAAGATCCAATGGCCCTCAATTTTTACGGTCGGGCCAACCGACTCACGCGTACGAACTTCGTCGACGCCGCTACTCGCCTCGGCCTACGAGAACGCGCCACCGCAGGAATGATCGATGAGATCATCGAGGCTGCCCAAAGCTGGCCGGATCGGTGCCAAGAAATCGGTTTCGATGATCGACGAACCGAGCTACTCGCAGAAATGCTGCGCACACGCATCAAAAGCTTGGAGTAG